One genomic window of Elaeis guineensis isolate ETL-2024a chromosome 2, EG11, whole genome shotgun sequence includes the following:
- the LOC105034068 gene encoding zinc finger protein ZAT10, whose protein sequence is MAVDAVETTAASVHPPTTHEMSDEELPHLEGWAKRKRSKRHHRYFDHPPTEEEYLALCLVMLARGGSGHGLPPLNSGSAATATVAAPVPEEKLSYKCSVCGKAFGSYQALGGHKASHRKLTAAGEDSTTSPAASASGSSTAVASSSGRVHQCSVCLKIFPSGQALGGHKRRHYEGNLGGSAASAANGGAASMSEGAGSSDRGFDLNLPPVLEFTFDAARRCVVKEEEEVQSPLAFKKPRFLIPA, encoded by the coding sequence ATGGCTGTGGATGCTGTTGAGACTACGGCGGCATCGGTTCACCCGCCGACCACTCATGAGATGAGCGATGAAGAGCTTCCTCATCTCGAAGGATGGGCGAAAAGGAAGCGCTCCAAGCGCCACCACCGGTACTTCGACCACCCACCGACCGAGGAGGAATATCTCGCTCTTTGTCTCGTCATGCTCGCTCGCGGCGGATCCGGTCACGGCCTCCCGCCTCTGAATTCTGGCTCGGCGGCTACGGCGACGGTCGCCGCTCCGGTGCCGGAGGAGAAGCTTTCGTACAAGTGTTCGGTCTGCGGCAAGGCGTTCGGTTCCTACCAGGCGCTCGGCGGGCACAAGGCGAGCCACCGGAAGCTCACCGCCGCAGGCGAGGATTCAACCACCTCGCCGGCGGCGTCGGCCTCCGGGTCGTCGACGGCTGTCGCCTCCAGCAGCGGCAGGGTCCACCAGTGCTCGGTGTGCCTGAAAATTTTCCCGTCCGGGCAGGCGCTCGGGGGGCACAAGAGGCGCCACTATGAAGGAAACCTCGGCGGGAGCGCCGCCTCCGCCGCCAACGGCGGTGCGGCGTCGATGTCGGAGGGCGCAGGGTCCAGTGACAGGGGATTCGACTTGAACCTGCCACCGGTGCTCGAATTCACCTTCGACGCAGCGCGGCGTTGCGTggtgaaggaggaggaggaggtgcagAGCCCCCTGGCCTTCAAGAAGCCTCGCTTCCTCATACCGGCTTAG